The following proteins come from a genomic window of Ilumatobacter coccineus YM16-304:
- a CDS encoding nitroreductase, whose protein sequence is MNVTEAVNRRKSIRAFTDEPVSDDTLRTLLSTASRSPSGGNVQPWRIYVVNGESMTRFRDFISQRQPGAPAYDIYPPSLHEPYRSSRFKIGEQMYASIGIERDDKAGRLGQFAKNLDFFGAPAAFFCFIDRKMGPPQWSDLGMFLQTFMLLAQEAGLDTCAQEAWAVHEEAVSEFVGAPDEERIFCGMAIGKADTDHPINSVESEREPLDVFAKFV, encoded by the coding sequence ATGAACGTCACCGAAGCTGTCAACCGTCGTAAGTCGATCCGAGCGTTCACCGACGAACCCGTCAGCGACGACACGCTGCGCACCCTGCTCAGCACGGCGTCACGCTCACCGTCGGGCGGCAACGTGCAGCCATGGCGCATCTACGTGGTCAACGGCGAGTCGATGACCCGGTTCCGCGACTTCATCTCCCAACGTCAGCCCGGCGCGCCCGCGTACGACATCTACCCACCGAGCCTGCACGAGCCGTACCGGTCGTCCCGGTTCAAGATCGGCGAGCAGATGTACGCGTCCATCGGCATCGAGCGCGACGACAAGGCCGGCCGCCTCGGCCAGTTCGCGAAGAACCTCGACTTCTTCGGAGCTCCCGCCGCGTTCTTCTGTTTCATCGACCGCAAGATGGGCCCGCCGCAGTGGTCCGACCTCGGCATGTTCCTGCAGACGTTCATGCTGCTCGCCCAGGAAGCCGGACTCGACACCTGTGCCCAGGAAGCGTGGGCTGTTCACGAAGAAGCGGTGAGCGAGTTCGTCGGCGCGCCGGACGAAGAGCGGATCTTCTGCGGCATGGCGATCGGCAAGGCCGACACCGACCATCCCATCAACAGCGTCGAGTCCGAGCGCGAACCGCTCGACGTGTTCGCCAAGTTCGTCTAG
- a CDS encoding type 1 glutamine amidotransferase: MIVFVDYEHAEGHASSWGEKMLAARARITYRLEDLSGDNCMLVRYDHVTPELLDRLDARAVFISGNGTDPSRYDPASLEPLAEIVRSGRRPIFGFCGGFQFLADALGAEVSPLDVAADSPDAERLRPFPDGRLGEIGYGPVELLADHPLLAGLDAEPIMRHAHYLEVKQPPAGFDLLASTSITKVQMAVNEQRRIVGTQFHPEYWTDEHPDGEQLIRNFLTWADLTR; this comes from the coding sequence ATGATCGTCTTCGTCGACTACGAGCACGCCGAGGGCCATGCCAGCTCGTGGGGCGAGAAGATGCTCGCTGCACGCGCCCGCATCACGTACCGGCTCGAAGACCTGTCGGGCGACAACTGCATGCTCGTCCGCTACGACCACGTCACCCCCGAGCTCCTCGATCGCCTCGATGCTCGAGCGGTGTTCATCAGCGGCAACGGCACCGACCCGTCGCGCTACGACCCGGCGAGCCTCGAACCGCTCGCCGAGATCGTCCGCAGTGGTCGGCGTCCGATCTTCGGGTTCTGTGGCGGCTTCCAGTTTCTCGCCGATGCGCTCGGTGCCGAAGTGTCGCCGCTCGACGTCGCCGCCGACTCGCCCGACGCCGAGCGGTTGCGCCCGTTTCCCGACGGCCGTCTCGGCGAGATCGGTTACGGGCCGGTCGAGCTCCTCGCCGACCATCCGCTGCTCGCCGGTCTCGACGCCGAGCCGATCATGCGCCACGCTCACTACCTCGAGGTGAAACAGCCGCCGGCCGGCTTCGATCTCCTCGCGTCCACGTCGATCACGAAGGTGCAGATGGCGGTGAACGAGCAGCGACGAATCGTCGGCACCCAGTTCCACCCCGAGTACTGGACTGACGAGCACCCCGACGGCGAGCAACTGATCCGCAACTTCCTCACCTGGGCCGACCTCACCCGCTGA
- a CDS encoding DUF433 domain-containing protein, producing MSLLERITVDPDVCHGAPTVRGLRYPVEMLVGLLASGMSVDEVLADYADLERNDVLAALEYAALVTRTRSSVPISAA from the coding sequence GTGAGCTTGTTGGAACGGATCACCGTCGACCCTGACGTCTGTCATGGCGCTCCGACAGTTCGCGGTTTGCGTTACCCGGTCGAGATGCTCGTTGGGCTGTTGGCGTCGGGGATGAGCGTCGATGAGGTGCTTGCTGACTACGCCGATCTCGAGCGCAACGACGTCCTCGCTGCGTTGGAGTACGCGGCGCTTGTCACCCGCACACGGTCATCGGTTCCGATCTCGGCTGCGTGA
- a CDS encoding DUF5615 family PIN-like protein: protein MKLLVDAQLPVRLAELLGDMGHDVIHTSSLPLGNRTPDSVISSFADGERRIVITKDQDFVDGHLLAESPAKLLLVSTGNIQNDDLLALFVVTEQSIAKAFEQADFVEINRDTITTH from the coding sequence GTGAAGCTCCTCGTCGACGCACAATTGCCGGTTCGTCTCGCTGAGTTGCTCGGCGACATGGGCCACGACGTCATCCACACTTCCTCGTTGCCGCTCGGCAACCGGACGCCTGATTCCGTGATTTCGTCGTTCGCTGATGGCGAGAGACGGATCGTGATCACCAAGGACCAGGACTTCGTCGACGGGCATCTGCTCGCCGAGTCGCCAGCGAAGCTTCTGCTGGTTTCAACCGGGAACATTCAGAATGATGACTTGCTCGCTCTGTTCGTGGTGACGGAACAGTCGATAGCGAAAGCGTTCGAGCAGGCCGACTTCGTCGAGATCAACCGTGACACGATCACGACTCACTGA
- a CDS encoding HNH endonuclease signature motif containing protein, translating into MTLIEAWGGPVDVPVDASGSPAPELVESWLPDDPFELLALGHAVIDKLNAVGLSSVPEPAAMPLVSSVDELARRAAALDVDAAALVDGRGHERAAGFFSTRSCIKHRLQLSGPTALARTQTMRMFALLPSWATAARAGRVGSDQTLLMARVAANPRIALDLIANIDALLHDAIRLPFDEFERLLRNFERAADPADARASAEAANERRDATMKIQIDGSWRLAARFGSLEGARLNEIFAHFIEAEWQSDLAEARERAAAEGGGEPGTRDLRRSESQRRADALSAALQAAAAAPGPGKPPLPSLNVLIDESTLRGAILGHDPDPAAYASMVCRTQAGDPVDITEAAAMALWADVRRVVHDGAGVVIDLGRRRRLFTGSAREAALLLSMRCLWPGCDRPSRNCEVDHAVTWRQHGATDPGNGGPMCKRHNLLKENARFSTHRDAAGDWVVLDADGHPVG; encoded by the coding sequence ATGACTCTGATCGAGGCGTGGGGTGGTCCGGTGGATGTGCCGGTCGACGCTTCGGGGAGCCCTGCGCCCGAGTTGGTCGAGTCATGGTTGCCTGATGATCCGTTCGAGTTGCTGGCGCTCGGCCATGCCGTCATCGACAAGCTGAACGCGGTCGGCTTGTCGTCGGTCCCCGAGCCGGCGGCGATGCCGCTGGTCTCGTCGGTCGACGAGCTCGCACGGCGCGCCGCTGCGCTCGATGTCGATGCAGCAGCACTGGTCGACGGGCGCGGTCACGAGCGGGCCGCCGGGTTCTTCTCCACGCGGTCGTGCATCAAGCATCGGTTGCAGTTGTCCGGTCCGACGGCGCTCGCCCGCACGCAGACCATGCGGATGTTCGCACTGCTGCCAAGCTGGGCCACCGCAGCCCGAGCGGGCCGAGTGGGGAGCGATCAGACGCTGTTGATGGCGCGGGTCGCCGCCAACCCACGGATCGCGCTCGACCTGATCGCGAACATCGACGCCCTCCTCCACGACGCGATTCGGCTGCCCTTCGACGAGTTCGAGCGTCTGCTCCGCAACTTCGAGCGGGCAGCCGACCCCGCCGACGCCCGAGCATCGGCCGAGGCGGCGAACGAGCGTCGTGACGCCACCATGAAGATCCAGATCGACGGGTCGTGGCGGCTCGCGGCGCGATTTGGCTCGCTCGAAGGTGCGCGACTCAACGAGATCTTCGCCCACTTCATCGAGGCCGAGTGGCAGTCCGATCTCGCCGAAGCCCGTGAGCGCGCTGCCGCCGAAGGTGGCGGCGAGCCGGGTACCCGTGATCTTCGCCGATCCGAATCGCAGCGCCGTGCCGATGCACTGTCGGCTGCGCTGCAAGCCGCTGCTGCTGCGCCCGGGCCAGGCAAGCCGCCGCTCCCCTCGCTCAACGTCCTCATCGACGAGTCGACACTGCGAGGTGCAATTCTCGGCCACGATCCCGATCCGGCCGCATACGCCAGCATGGTGTGTCGGACGCAGGCCGGCGATCCGGTCGACATCACCGAGGCGGCGGCCATGGCGCTGTGGGCCGACGTCCGGCGGGTGGTGCACGATGGTGCCGGCGTCGTCATCGATCTCGGGCGCCGCCGACGGTTGTTCACCGGCTCAGCGCGAGAAGCGGCACTGTTGCTCTCGATGCGTTGCCTGTGGCCAGGGTGCGATCGGCCGAGCCGCAACTGCGAAGTCGACCACGCGGTCACCTGGCGACAGCACGGGGCGACCGACCCGGGCAACGGCGGGCCGATGTGCAAACGGCACAATCTGCTCAAGGAGAACGCCCGATTCTCCACCCACCGAGACGCCGCCGGCGACTGGGTCGTCCTCGATGCCGACGGTCACCCCGTCGGGTGA